From a region of the Tateyamaria omphalii genome:
- the leuD gene encoding 3-isopropylmalate dehydratase small subunit, giving the protein MDKFETLTGIAAPMPLVNIDTDMIIPKQFLKTIKRSGLGANLFDEMRFDRQGNEIPDFVLNQDAYRNAEILVAGDNFGCGSSREHAPWAIKDFGIRCVISTSFADIFYNNCFKNGILPIALPPEAVDVLMKDAEKGANARMTVDLEKQTVTTSDGESFSFEVDAFKKHCLLEGLDDIGLTMEKAASIDTFEAQAAQARPWV; this is encoded by the coding sequence ATGGACAAATTCGAAACACTCACAGGGATCGCGGCGCCCATGCCGCTGGTGAATATCGACACCGACATGATCATCCCCAAGCAATTCCTGAAAACGATCAAGCGCTCCGGCCTTGGCGCGAACCTCTTTGACGAGATGCGCTTTGACCGTCAGGGCAACGAAATTCCGGACTTCGTGCTGAACCAGGACGCCTACCGCAACGCCGAGATTCTGGTCGCTGGTGACAATTTCGGCTGCGGCTCGTCCCGCGAACACGCGCCGTGGGCGATCAAGGATTTCGGCATCCGTTGCGTCATATCCACCTCATTTGCCGACATTTTCTACAACAACTGCTTCAAGAACGGCATCCTGCCCATCGCCCTGCCACCCGAAGCCGTCGACGTGTTGATGAAGGATGCCGAGAAAGGGGCCAACGCCCGCATGACCGTCGATCTGGAAAAACAAACGGTGACGACCTCGGATGGCGAGAGCTTCAGCTTCGAGGTGGACGCCTTCAAAAAGCACTGCCTGCTGGAAGGTCTCGATGACATCGGCCTGACCATGGAAAAGGCCGCAAGCATCGACACGTTCGAGGCGCAAGCGGCCCAGGCACGTCCGTGGGTGTGA
- a CDS encoding patatin-like phospholipase family protein produces the protein MVFKVLSCDGGGIRGYMTARIIDALNTQTYGQLLSEVDGLFGTSTGGLVSIGLAVGMTPEQLREVYRDQAGTIFTPNGIFDASLGSGPGIFECQYVATGLHDVMYAYTQDTTFGALSTDKLLCVNTAQLQDTTLPHPRWQPKTLNNRGIDTPASVKLIDAALATSAAPTYFPPHLIDGMGYFADGGTFANNPLLNGINVAQRAHLISDIAQVSAISIGTGVLKTGIAQDAVPPPLDWGALPWLRPREADDVIPSTALLNLALDLSAGNISALAAGLMGDKVIRLDPVLDTPVPLDGYSMQDFTTMDTAVDALIASQEFEDAKNAVLQWKASAQ, from the coding sequence ATGGTCTTCAAAGTCTTGTCCTGCGACGGCGGCGGTATCCGCGGATACATGACCGCCCGCATCATCGACGCATTGAACACGCAAACCTATGGCCAGCTTCTGTCCGAGGTCGACGGCCTGTTCGGCACATCGACCGGCGGGCTGGTGTCCATCGGCCTTGCCGTGGGCATGACACCGGAACAACTGCGCGAAGTCTACCGCGATCAGGCGGGCACGATCTTTACACCCAACGGCATCTTCGATGCGTCATTGGGCAGCGGGCCGGGGATTTTCGAATGCCAATACGTGGCGACTGGCCTGCATGACGTCATGTACGCCTATACGCAGGACACGACATTCGGCGCCCTCTCCACAGACAAGCTCCTGTGCGTGAACACGGCGCAATTGCAGGACACGACGCTGCCGCACCCGCGCTGGCAGCCCAAGACGCTGAACAACCGGGGTATCGACACGCCCGCATCGGTCAAGCTGATCGACGCGGCACTCGCAACCTCGGCCGCGCCCACCTATTTCCCGCCGCACCTGATCGACGGCATGGGGTATTTTGCGGATGGCGGCACCTTCGCCAACAATCCGCTGCTCAACGGGATCAACGTCGCCCAGCGCGCGCACCTGATCAGCGACATCGCACAGGTCAGTGCCATCTCCATCGGCACGGGCGTCTTGAAAACCGGCATCGCCCAAGACGCCGTGCCACCCCCGCTGGACTGGGGCGCGTTGCCCTGGCTGCGCCCGCGCGAGGCGGATGACGTAATCCCGTCCACCGCACTTTTGAACCTCGCGCTTGATTTGTCGGCGGGCAATATCAGCGCGCTGGCCGCTGGGCTGATGGGGGACAAGGTGATCCGGTTGGACCCCGTGCTCGACACGCCAGTGCCGCTCGACGGCTATTCGATGCAGGATTTCACCACCATGGACACTGCGGTGGACGCTCTCATCGCATCGCAAGAGTTCGAGGACGCGAAAAACGCGGTCCTGCAATGGAAGGCGTCAGCGCAATGA
- a CDS encoding DUF2945 domain-containing protein, with protein sequence MSYSEGTQVEWDWGNGTGTGKIVKVYTQKTTLKIKGSDVTRDASEDEPAYKIAQEDGDEVLKSDSEVRKAS encoded by the coding sequence ATGTCATACAGCGAAGGCACGCAGGTGGAATGGGACTGGGGCAACGGCACGGGGACCGGCAAGATCGTCAAGGTCTATACCCAGAAGACAACGCTCAAGATCAAGGGCAGCGACGTGACCCGCGACGCGAGCGAGGATGAACCGGCCTACAAGATCGCGCAGGAGGACGGCGACGAGGTGCTGAAGTCCGACAGCGAGGTGCGCAAGGCGTCGTAG
- the leuC gene encoding 3-isopropylmalate dehydratase large subunit translates to MSPKTLYDKIWDAHVAHEADDGTCLLYIDRHLVHEVTSPQAFEGLRMAGRPVRAPDKTIAVPDHNVPTTAGREDPKNMTEDSAIQVAALDKNARDFGIHYYPVSDVRQGIVHIVGPEQGWTLPGMTVVCGDSHTATHGAFGALAHGIGTSEVEHVLATQTLIQKKSKNMKVEITGKLRPGVTAKDITLSVIGETGTAGGTGYVIEYCGEAIRDLSMEGRMTVCNMAIEGGARAGLIAPDEKTYDYVKGRPHAPKGAQFEAALAWWKTLYSDDDAHWDKVITIKGEDIAPVVTWGTSPEDVLPITATVPSADDFEGGKVGAAQRSLDYMGLTPGTPLSDIEIDTVFIGSCTNGRIEDLRAAAEILKGKKIKVKRAMVVPGSGLVRAQAEEEGLADIFKEAGFEWRLAGCSMCLAMNPDQLAEDERCASTSNRNFEGRQGYKGRTHLVSPGMAAAAAITGKLTDVRELM, encoded by the coding sequence ATGTCCCCCAAGACGCTCTATGATAAAATCTGGGATGCCCACGTCGCGCACGAGGCCGACGATGGCACCTGCCTGCTCTATATCGACCGCCACCTGGTCCACGAAGTGACCAGCCCGCAAGCCTTCGAAGGGCTGCGCATGGCGGGCCGCCCGGTCCGCGCCCCCGACAAGACCATCGCCGTGCCGGACCACAACGTGCCCACGACGGCCGGGCGCGAAGACCCCAAGAACATGACCGAGGATTCAGCCATTCAGGTCGCCGCCCTCGACAAGAACGCGCGCGACTTCGGCATCCACTACTATCCGGTGTCCGACGTCCGCCAGGGCATCGTCCACATCGTCGGCCCCGAACAGGGCTGGACGCTGCCGGGCATGACGGTCGTGTGCGGTGACAGCCACACGGCGACCCACGGTGCATTCGGCGCGCTCGCCCACGGCATCGGCACATCCGAAGTCGAACACGTGCTCGCCACCCAAACGCTGATCCAGAAGAAATCGAAGAACATGAAGGTCGAGATCACGGGCAAACTCCGCCCCGGCGTCACGGCCAAGGACATCACCCTGTCCGTCATCGGTGAAACAGGCACCGCAGGCGGCACCGGCTACGTCATCGAATATTGCGGCGAAGCCATCCGCGACCTGTCGATGGAAGGCCGCATGACCGTCTGCAACATGGCGATCGAAGGCGGCGCACGCGCGGGCCTCATCGCACCGGACGAAAAGACCTATGACTACGTCAAGGGCCGCCCCCACGCCCCCAAGGGCGCGCAGTTCGAAGCAGCCCTTGCGTGGTGGAAAACCCTCTACTCCGACGACGACGCCCACTGGGACAAGGTCATCACGATCAAGGGCGAAGACATCGCGCCGGTCGTCACATGGGGCACCTCGCCCGAGGACGTGCTGCCGATCACGGCCACCGTGCCATCGGCGGATGACTTCGAAGGCGGCAAGGTCGGCGCGGCGCAACGCTCGCTCGACTATATGGGCCTGACCCCCGGCACACCGCTCTCGGATATCGAGATCGACACCGTCTTTATCGGGTCCTGCACCAACGGTCGGATCGAGGACTTGCGCGCCGCCGCCGAAATCCTCAAGGGCAAGAAGATCAAGGTCAAACGCGCCATGGTCGTCCCCGGCTCGGGCCTCGTCCGCGCGCAGGCCGAGGAAGAAGGGCTTGCAGACATCTTCAAGGAGGCCGGTTTCGAATGGCGCCTTGCGGGCTGTTCCATGTGCCTCGCGATGAACCCGGACCAGCTGGCCGAGGACGAGCGCTGTGCCTCCACCTCCAACCGCAACTTCGAAGGGCGGCAGGGCTACAAGGGGCGCACGCACCTCGTGTCCCCCGGCATGGCGGCGGCGGCGGCAATCACCGGCAAGCTGACGGATGTCCGCGAACTGATGTGA